From the Gammaproteobacteria bacterium genome, the window TACCAAGCATGCGGAGGGATCGGTTTTGGTGGAATTCGGCGATACCCGGGTGATTTGCACCGCATCGGTGGAGCGCCGGGTGCCGCGCTTCATGAAAGACAGCAATCAGGGTTGGGTCACGGCGGAATACGGCATGTTGCCGCGTTCTACCGGCCAGCGCATGCATCGCGAGGCCGCTTCGGGCAAACAGGGTGGCCGCACGATGGAGATTCAGCGCCTGATCGGCCGCTCGCTGCGGGCGGTGGTAAATCTGGAACTGCTGGCGGATCACACCATCACCATCGACTGTGACGTGATTCAGGCCGATGGCGGCACGCGCACGGCGTCGATCACCGGCGGCTATGTGGCGCTGGTGGACGCCTGCCGTCATTTGCACAAGACGGGCGCCATCAAAAAAGACCCGCTCTACGGCCAAATCGCCTCGGTATCGGTGGGAATTTTTAATGGCGTGCCGGTATTGGATCTCGATTATGCCGAAGATTCCGCCGCTGAAACGGATATGAATGTCGTGATGAATGAGGCCGGTGCCTTTATCGAAGTCCAAGGCACGGCGGAAGGCCACGCCTTCCGCATGGATGAGCTGCAATCGATGTTGGGGCTGGCACAGGGCGGGATCACCACGCTGCTCGAACAACAACGCAAGGCATTGGCGGAAGCGTAACCATGAAGCAAAGGCTGGTACTTGCCACGGGCAATCGCGGCAAGGTGCGTGAGATCGGTGAAATGCTCGCTGAATTTTCATGGGACGTGGTGCCGCAAACCGATTGCAACGTCACTGAAATTGAAGAGACAGGTTTGAGCTTCGTTGAAAACGCGATCCTCAAGGCGCGCAATGCGGCGGCGCAAACGGGATTACCGGCGATTGCCGACGATTCCGGGCTGGAAGTGGATTTTCTGCGCGGCGCACCGGGGATTTATTCTTCGCGCTACGCGGGCGTTGATGCGTCTGATAGTGACAACGTCAGCAAGCTGTTAACCGCGATGGCCGATGTGCCGGATACGGAACGCAGTGCCCGGTTTCAGTGTCTGATGGTGTTCATGCGTCATGCGCACGATCCAACGCCGCTGATTTGTCAGGGCACATGGGAAGGCCGCATTCTGCATGCGCCACGCGGCAATGGTGGTTTTGGTTATGACCCAGTGTTTTTTGTACCGGAACAGAATTGTGCAAGCGCGGAATTGACACCCGCGGTAAAGAATCAATTGAGTCATCGTGGACAGGCATTACGGAAGTTGGTTGAAAATTTGAAGGCATTGTCAATGTAGGGTGGGTTAGCTGCGAGTTTTTTCGCAGCGTAACCCACCAACTGTGCCGTCAGGCACTCACTAAAAAATGCATTGTGTTGCTATGCAACGCTCGGTGGGTTACGCAAAATACGCTAACCCACCCTACATTTGGTTAGATCACTATTATGAAAGCACCCGAACTACTCGCCCCTGCTGGCACCCTCAACAACATGCGCTATGCCTTTGCTTATGGCGCGGATGCGGTATATGCCGGCCAGCCACGCTACAGCTTGCGGGTGCGCAATAACGATTTCGATTTGAACAATCTTGCTATCGGCATCGATGAAGCGCACAGACTCGGCAAAAAGTTTTTTGTCGCCAGCAATCTGATGCCGCATAACCGCAAGGTAGACAGCTATCTTGGTGACATGGAACCGGTGATTGCACTCAAACCGGATGCGCTGATCATGGCCGATCCTGGCCTGATCATGATGGTGCGCGAAAAGTGGCCGGAGATGCCGATTCATCTTTCGGTGCAGGCCAACACCGTGAACTACGCGGCGGTTAAATTCTGGAAGTCACTGGGACTATCGCGCGTCATCCTGTCGCGTGAATTGTCACTGGAAGAAATCGAAGATATTCGCCAACGCTGCCCAGACATGGAGCTGGAAGTGTTTGTCCATGGTGCATTGTGTATCGCTTATTCCGGCCGTTGCCTGCTCTCCGGTTATTTTAATCATCGCGACCCGAATCAAGGTACCTGCACTAATGCCTGCCGCTGGGAATATGGCGTTAGCCCTGCCCGCGAGACCGAAACAGGCGATATTCAAAAAATAGAGTTCGATGTCTTTAAGGCAATGACCGAAACCGGTTACGCCGATCGCAGCGACATTCCACGCCATCCGTTGGCGGATAATGTGTATTTGATTGCCGAAAAGAACCGGCCAGATGATTGGATGCCGATCCTTGAAGACGAACACGGCACCTACATCATGAATTCAAAGGACTTGCGCGCGATTGAGCACGTTGAGCGGTTGGCAAAAATCGGCATCGACTCACTCAAGATCGAAGGCCGCACCAAGTCACATTATTACGTTGCCCGCACTGCGCAGACCTATCGTCAGGCAATCGATGATGCCGTGGCTGGCCGCCCGTTTAATCCGCGCCTGATGGGCATCCTCGAAAACCTCGCTAATCGCGGCTACACCGATGGCTTTTATCAACGCCATCACAGCGTGGAACAGCAGAATTACATCGAAGGCATTTCAAAATCGGTGCAACAACAATTCGTGGGTGAAATTACGGGTTATGACAGAACGACAGGCATAGCCGATGTGGAGGTCAAAAACAAATTCCGTGTCGGCGATGAGCTGGAGCTGATTCTGCCGCAGGGCAATCGCATGATTCGCCTGGAGCGCATGGAAAGCCTGAAGGGCGAAGCGATGAACGAAGCCCCCGGCGCGGGATATCACGTCCGCATCCCGCTACCGGACGCCAACACTGATTACGGATTGATTGCGCGACAACTGTAGGGGCAGGTTTTAAACCTGCCCCTACCATTTTGAGATTTAAAATCCGCCCTTGCGAATCGGGCACCAGGCTCGCCACCGCCACAATTTCTCGGTCATATGGCCGGCAGGTTCAATGCATCACAAGCCGGTAATGCTCGTCCTCTGGCTTCTCATGCTTCACATCAAAACCTTCCACATAATGCATAATTCCATTTGCCAACGCTCGATGCGGACTGTAACCCGTGATAGCGACAAACATTGGATACACTGCAGCAATCGGCAACAGTGATAGCCAGCCCAAGTGACCATCAGCCACCATAAACACCGACGCAATCAAAAGTATGCCTAATAACAGGTCACCTAGACGCGCATAACCATCGACATTTTGAATTTTCACAACTTCATTAGTGTGTTTCATTGTAAATCTCCTTGTGTGAATACATTTATTGCCAGAATGCAGTTTCATTAACTCACATCATCATGAATTAAATATGAAACGGACAGTGAAGGAGTTTCGACACTCACTTTGTTTAAGTGACCATGCTGAACTCGCGCCGGTCAACACTAGCAAATGCCGTGCCAGCCGTATTTTCTATGATGCAAATCAAATGGTTGGTGAAATTACTCAGCGTCTTGCTGGTTAACAGAACAACAAGTAATGTCGCCGCCCGGCGACACAGAAACCCTGAAATACAGAGAAGCATAGACAAGACACTGAAGTTAATTGAATTTACGTTGTCGCCAATGAGAAACGCCCTGATCAACATCATTGGATGTTTCACGCATTTTAATTACTTCACTAGCAACATCCTGACAACATCAAATAAGTGCTCTTGAATACCAACCAAACTGTGCTAGTGTTGTGTTGCAGTCCGAAGCTTACCTTTCAACCACAGCTTATCTTTCCCGTTGTCCGCAGTCGGTACTTAGTTTTTATTTCACTCAAGGAGGAGAATGTTATGTCTAAACATATGTCCGCGATCATTTGCACCAGCTTGTGCCTGCTATGGAATGTCAACAGTTATGCCGATCAGGAGAAACCGAAAAATTTCACCGCCAACCTTAGCGGTGGCGAACAGGTGTTAGCTGCAACGATTAAAGACGCAAATAATAACAATATTACGATTCCTATTGGACCACTGGTCACCGGCGCCCATGGCCATGCTCGCTTTTCCTTATCGAGCGACCATACGATGCTGCATTATCAATTCGAGGCAATGGGGTTTAGTACGCCGTTGTTCATGGCCCACATCCATCTTGGACCTGAAGGCGCCAATGGCCCGGTGATACTCTGGCTCTTTGGAGATCAAAGCAATGCGCCCTTCCCTCTGCCACGAAATGACGGGCCGTGGACCGGATCGATAAGTGGCACACTTACCGCCGCCAATCTAATTCCGGCACCTGGCCTTGGACTCAATACCTTTGAAGATGCGGTCATGAACATCATGCATGGAAACGCGTATATCAATCTGCATACAACGAAGAATGTTCCAGGTGAAATACGCGGCCAAATTCATCAAATGGGCCATGGTCCATTTGAAAAAATGGGCGATATGCACTAAGCAATAGCCAGGGGTGCTTCGGCACCCCTTTCATTACCATCGCGGGTGATGGTTATATTCAGTAGCGAATCGCGTACCAAGCCCTGCCTACCAGCTCATGCATCGCATAATAGCTGGTCGTTAACGCGCCCGGATTCGGAAAAAACTGTAGCACACCGCTGTCATGTTCCAGTAAAAACATAGTAGGTGCCGGTACCACATCCAGCCCCGCTTGCTTGAAAATCGCCACCGAACGCGGCATATGCCAGGCATGGGTGACCAGCAAAACGCGCTTTACACCTTTTTCATCGAGGACCTTTTTCGAGAACATGGCATTCTCGCCCGTGGTGCGGCTTTCGCCTTCCAACCATACGTCAGTGATGCCATAGTCATTTTTTAATGCTGCCGCCATGACTTGTGCCAGACTATCGCCACTGGTGTCGAAACCGTAACCGCCAGTCACCAGAATTGGTAACCCGGTGATGCGATGCAAATAAGCGCCATAACGCAGCCGGATCAGCGTACTTTCTTCGACGGTGTCCCCACCATATTCCGGGGCATCTTTGTAACGCCCGGCCGACAACACCACGATTGCCCCAGCACCTGAACGTTTGACCTGATCTGCCGTCAGCGCCGGCATAGTCTGTAACTGATCAATCAATGCATGCGAGATCCAGGACGTGCTCAGCAGATAGCCCAGCACCAAAACCAGCCCCAGCAACAGCTTGGCCAGAAATGGCCGGAACCACAGCAATATCCAGCCGATCGCCAACAACATCAAAAACAAACCCGGCGGCAACAATAAACTCTTAAAGAGGTAATTAATAAGTAAATCCATCCAAAACGCTCCCCTGATTCAAAACGAACCGCCAGCACTGGCCTTTATCGGCGCTCGAAACTTCGCTAGTATCATTGTTATGCGACATATACTGCAACTACGCCCCAGCCACAACAATCCTCGCAATAGCGAGGGCAGTTTCATTCAACTCCAGGATGGCCGCATCCTCTTTATCTACACCCGTTTTAGCGGCGGTTATCAGGATCATGATGCCGCCTGCCTGGTCGCTCGATTATCGCCGGATAATGGCCAGACCTGGACCACTGATGATGAATTGATCGTTGCCAACGAAGGCAAACAAAATGTCATGTCCGTATCGCTGCTACGCCTTCCTGATCGCCGCATCGCGCTATTTTATGAACGCAAAAACTCAAGCGCTGATTGTCGCCCCTATCTGCGCTACTCATCTGACGAAGGCCATACGTGGACCACTCCAATTACTTGCATCTCAGATAATGAGATGGGGTATTACGTTCTTCTCAACGACCGCGTCGTACAATTGCGGTCCGGCCGCTTGGTTATGCCTGTTGCGCTGCACAACGCTCCCGGTTGGCCAAAATGGACCTCCTATGGTGTTGCGATGTGTTATCTATCGGATGACCAAGGACAGACCTGGCGCCGCAGCGTCAGCACCTTGGATGGTAAAATGGAAACCCGTCATGTAATCGTACAGGAA encodes:
- the rph gene encoding ribonuclease PH, which encodes MRPSGRSPDQLRPIKITRRFTKHAEGSVLVEFGDTRVICTASVERRVPRFMKDSNQGWVTAEYGMLPRSTGQRMHREAASGKQGGRTMEIQRLIGRSLRAVVNLELLADHTITIDCDVIQADGGTRTASITGGYVALVDACRHLHKTGAIKKDPLYGQIASVSVGIFNGVPVLDLDYAEDSAAETDMNVVMNEAGAFIEVQGTAEGHAFRMDELQSMLGLAQGGITTLLEQQRKALAEA
- the rdgB gene encoding RdgB/HAM1 family non-canonical purine NTP pyrophosphatase; translation: MKQRLVLATGNRGKVREIGEMLAEFSWDVVPQTDCNVTEIEETGLSFVENAILKARNAAAQTGLPAIADDSGLEVDFLRGAPGIYSSRYAGVDASDSDNVSKLLTAMADVPDTERSARFQCLMVFMRHAHDPTPLICQGTWEGRILHAPRGNGGFGYDPVFFVPEQNCASAELTPAVKNQLSHRGQALRKLVENLKALSM
- a CDS encoding tRNA 5-hydroxyuridine modification protein YegQ → MKAPELLAPAGTLNNMRYAFAYGADAVYAGQPRYSLRVRNNDFDLNNLAIGIDEAHRLGKKFFVASNLMPHNRKVDSYLGDMEPVIALKPDALIMADPGLIMMVREKWPEMPIHLSVQANTVNYAAVKFWKSLGLSRVILSRELSLEEIEDIRQRCPDMELEVFVHGALCIAYSGRCLLSGYFNHRDPNQGTCTNACRWEYGVSPARETETGDIQKIEFDVFKAMTETGYADRSDIPRHPLADNVYLIAEKNRPDDWMPILEDEHGTYIMNSKDLRAIEHVERLAKIGIDSLKIEGRTKSHYYVARTAQTYRQAIDDAVAGRPFNPRLMGILENLANRGYTDGFYQRHHSVEQQNYIEGISKSVQQQFVGEITGYDRTTGIADVEVKNKFRVGDELELILPQGNRMIRLERMESLKGEAMNEAPGAGYHVRIPLPDANTDYGLIARQL
- a CDS encoding CHRD domain-containing protein, whose protein sequence is MSKHMSAIICTSLCLLWNVNSYADQEKPKNFTANLSGGEQVLAATIKDANNNNITIPIGPLVTGAHGHARFSLSSDHTMLHYQFEAMGFSTPLFMAHIHLGPEGANGPVILWLFGDQSNAPFPLPRNDGPWTGSISGTLTAANLIPAPGLGLNTFEDAVMNIMHGNAYINLHTTKNVPGEIRGQIHQMGHGPFEKMGDMH
- a CDS encoding YdcF family protein; translation: MDLLINYLFKSLLLPPGLFLMLLAIGWILLWFRPFLAKLLLGLVLVLGYLLSTSWISHALIDQLQTMPALTADQVKRSGAGAIVVLSAGRYKDAPEYGGDTVEESTLIRLRYGAYLHRITGLPILVTGGYGFDTSGDSLAQVMAAALKNDYGITDVWLEGESRTTGENAMFSKKVLDEKGVKRVLLVTHAWHMPRSVAIFKQAGLDVVPAPTMFLLEHDSGVLQFFPNPGALTTSYYAMHELVGRAWYAIRY
- a CDS encoding exo-alpha-sialidase, with the protein product MRHILQLRPSHNNPRNSEGSFIQLQDGRILFIYTRFSGGYQDHDAACLVARLSPDNGQTWTTDDELIVANEGKQNVMSVSLLRLPDRRIALFYERKNSSADCRPYLRYSSDEGHTWTTPITCISDNEMGYYVLLNDRVVQLRSGRLVMPVALHNAPGWPKWTSYGVAMCYLSDDQGQTWRRSVSTLDGKMETRHVIVQEPGVIELKNGRLMMFCRTDAGYQYFSYSEDGGDHWSPLQTSAILSPLSPASIKRIPNTGDLLMIWNNSPTVEAALQDERTPLTAAISRDEGKSWNHVITLENDPEGWYCYTAIHFAKDNVLLAYCSGNRREYPELSMTQISKLPIAMLYKNSSHP